Within the Thermococcus sp. CX2 genome, the region GAACATCTACAAGGCAGAGTATCACAAAGGAGTCTTCAAGATTGAGCCCTACGCAGGCAAGCCCGTTCAGGAGGTTAAGGACCTAATAGCGAAGGAGCTCCAGGAGAAGGGCATCGCCGAGATAATGTACGAGTTCGCCGAGAAGCCGGTCATTTCAAGGTTCGGCAACCAGGCAGTTATCAAGATAATCCACGACCAGTGGTTCATCGACTACGGAAACCCTGAGTGGAAGGAGAAGGCGAGGGAAGCTCTAGCCAACATGACGATTTATCCAGAGAGCAGGCGCACACAGTTCGAGGCGGTAATAGACTGGCTCGACAAGAAGGCCTGCGCGAGGAAAGTTGGCCTTGGAACACCACTCCCATGGGATCCAGAGTGGGTAATCGAGAGCCTGAGCGACTCGACCATCTACATGGCCTACTACACCATAAGCAGGCACATCAACAAGCTGAGAGAAGAGGGCAGGCTCGACCCCGAGAAGCTCGACAGGGAGTTCTTCGACTACCTGTTCAGGGAGGAGTTCAGCGAAGAGAGGGAGAAGGAGCTGGCTGAGAAGACAGGCATTCCGGCAGAGATAATCCACGAGATGAAGGAGGAGTTCGAGTACTGGTACCCGCTCGACTGGCGTTGCTCGGCGAAAGACTTAATCCCGAACCACCTGACGTTCTTCATCTTCAACCACGTGGCGATATTCAGGAAGGAGCACTGGCCGAGGGGCATAGCCGTAAACGGCTTCGGAACGCTCGAAGGCCAGAAGATGAGCAAGAGCAAGGGCAACGTGCTGAACTTCATTGACGCCATCGAGGAGAACGGCGCAGACGTTGTGAGGCTCTACATAATGGGTTTGGCTGAACACGACAGTGACTTCGACTGGCGCAGGAAGGAGGTCGGCAAGCTCAGGAAGCAGGTCGAGAGGTTCTACGAGCTGGTGAGCGAGTTCGCGAGCTATGAAGCAAAGGAGGATGTCGAACTCAAGGACATCGACAGGTGGATGCTGCACCGCCTGAACAAGGCCATTGAAGGAGCCACCAAGGCCCTGGAGGAGTTCAGGACGAGGACGGCCGTGCAGTGGGCTTTCTACAGTGTGCTGAACGACCTGCGCTGGTATCTAAGGAGAACCGAGGGAAGAGACGACGAGGCAAAGCGCTACGTGCTGAGAACCCTCGCCGACGTATGGGTCAGGCTCATGGCCCCGTTCACACCGCACATCAGCGAGGAGCTCTGGGAGAAGCTCGGCGGAGAGGGCTTCGTGAGCTTGGCGAAGTGGCCCGAGCCTAACCCGGCCTGGTGGAACGAGACCATCGAACTGGAGGAAGAGTACGTCAAGAACCTCATCGAGGACATCAAGGAGATAATCCGCGTGGCAAAGATAGAGGATGCAAAGAGGGCATACATCTACACGGCTCCAGAGTGGAAGTGGCGCGTTGCTGAGGTCGTCGCTGAAAAGAGGGACTTCAAGGCAGCCATGTCCGAGCTCATGAAGGACCCGGAGATGAGGAAGCACGGCAAGGAGATAAGCAAGATGATACAGCGCCTGATAAAGGACAGGACCTTTGAAATCAAGCGCATCGACGAGGAGAAGGCTCTGAGAGAAGCCAAGGACTTCATCGAGAAGGAGCTTGGCATCGAAATAATCATCAACCCAGAGGAGGATAAGGGAGGAAAGAAGAAGGCCGCGATGCCGATGAAGCCGGCGGTGTTTGTGGAGTGATTGGATTTCATAGCCTTTATCTATTTTCTTGATGAGGAAGAAGAGAAAGCATTAATGACGATACTCACTCCAGAGGCCGAAGATAATCGCCCCGAAGAACAGCGCCATTGCAGCCCACATCTGCTTGGCATGATCTTTGGCTTTTATGCCAATTATTCCAACCACTATAGAGTAAATAAAGAAAAAGACTCCAACGATGGCATCTATCATGTCGACATTCATAGAGTCTCCTCCATTTCTAGTTGTGCTATATTATTATTGTTGGACTAAAAATTGTTTGCATGACATAAATACCATTATGACCTCCAATCGCATCTATCGTGTACACATAGGCTCCTGCAGCTAAGAGTGCTACTGCAATAATCCCGACGATTTCTGGGGCTATTCCCAGTGCGGCTAGTAGTGAGGCCAATTCCTCTTTCGCAATCTCAAGCCCAAAAATTCGCCCCTGCTATAACTTCAACCTCATTTTATAAAACTTTTCTCCGAAAATGGCTTAAAGACAACTGCTTTAGCATTTTTCGGTGTTTTCCATGCCCACTGACGAGGAAACGTTTAAGAAAGATGTCCTCTCCAGAATTCCACTCCGAGACGAGCCTCCACTTCCCCAAAATTGGCTTCATCTAGAAATGATTGAACGCTTCAGGGTTCTCAGGTTCGCCCCGATAAAGCCCGGCATGAACGTCCTTGAAATTGGCTGTGGGGCTCATGCACTCACCACAGTCCCCCTGGCTTACCTCGTCGGCGAGACCGGCAGGGTCGTTGCCGTTGATCTGAGCAGGTGGCGCTTCTTCGGAGAAGTGACATCCTCCACCGGAATGAAGCACCGGATAATCCCACTCAAGGTGGACGCGAAGGAGCTGCCTTTTCCGTTTAAGGCCTTCGATTTAGCCGTTCTCGTTCATGGAGTTAGAAGCCTGAAAAATGAGGAAACGATGGTTACGGTCTTCTCCGAGATGCTCCGCGTGGCAAACAGGGTTTTCATAGCGGAGAGTCTTCCCATAGCGAACAGCGAGAGGCAAAGGGCACATCTTGAGCTCTACAACCTGCGCGAGGATATCTTTGAAGCGCTCTTCGGCGAGAAGGACGACCTGCACTATCTCCCGCTGGAAAGGCTGAAGGAGCTGGTGGAAACGGCCGGTGGAGAGATAATCGAAAGCGGAACCTTTGAGCCGGGTCTGCCACACTACTTAGCCTACATCCCGCGGGAATACGTGGAGCAGATAAAAGACGGGAAAAAGCGCGCCGAACTTCTGAAGCGGTGGGATAGAGCCTACGAGAAATGGAAAGCTGGTGCGGAGCATCCGCCGGTGGGATGGATTCTGGCGGAAAAAGATGAGTAAAACTCAGAACTCCCTCTCCACGAGGAACTCGGCGAGGAGCTCCAGATCCCTGCGTGCTTCGCTCTCGGGAAGGATCTTCAGGGCATCGTTGGCCTCCCTGACAAGGTTCTTAGCGTATTCTGCGGCGTAGTCTATGCTGCCATACTTCCTGAGGAGCTCGATGGCCTTAGCCACTTCCTCCTTAACGTCCTCATGAATCAGAGCATCGTCTTTGGCGTCGCCTGCGTACTTTCCAAAGACTTTCATAAACTCGGCCTTGTCCTCTTCGCTGGCGTTCTGGAAGAAGTGGCTGACTATGAGGGTCTTCTTGCCCTTCCTTATGTCGCTGCCGACGGGCTTGCCAAGCTTTTCCTCGTCGGCGATGAGGTCGAGAACGTCGTCCCATATCTGGAAGGCTATGCCAACGTTCCTGCCCCACTTCGAGAGTGCCTGAATGTACTCCTCGTTGTCAGTTCCAACAATAGCGCCGATCGTCGCGGAGCCGTCGAAGAGTGCTCCGGTCTTGCCGCTTATCATCTGGAGATATTCATCAACGGTGACCTCTTCCCTCGTCTCGAACTCGATGTCGAGAGCCTGTCCCTCGCACAGCTCGTTGGAAGTCTGGACGAGGACTTCTAAAATCCTCGCTTTCTTCTCGGGACTGACCTCGGCCCTGGCAACAGCCTCGAAGGCCTTGCTGAAGAGCAGGTCGCCGGCGAGGATTGCCATGTTGATGCCCCAGACCTTATGGACGGTCGGCCTTCCGCGCCTGAGCTCGTCCATGTCCATTATGTCGTCGTGGACGAGGGAGTAGTTGTGTATAAGCTCGACCGCGGCCGCTGGATAGAGTGCCTTGCTTGGATCACCGCCAACGGCTTCAGCCGCCCTCAGGACGACGAACGGGCGAACCCTCTTGCCGCCGGCGAGCGGATAATGCCTGGCAGCGTCGTAGAGCTTCCTCGGTTCTCTCTCCGGAATGAGCTTGAAGAGCACACCATCAACGTCCTTTGCCATCTCCTTAACCCTTGCAAACAGCTCATCGTACTTCGCCATTTTATCACCCCGTGAGCGATGAAAGCAACGTCAAAAGGAAAAAGGGATAACTCTTTATCAGTTTTACCCCTACTTAATCTCCACAGTGTAGCCATTGCGCGAGACGAAGACGTCCCTGCCTATGAGGTAGCCTTCTTCTTCAGCCAGCTCAGCGTAGTGGGTGAGCATCCTGAAGTCGCCGTGGCCAGGGACGATGTTCTCTGGGTTGAGCATTCTCAGTAGGTAGCGGTGGTCCTCCCTGCTGGCGTGGCCTGAAACGTGGAGATCCTTTATCATCCTAACGCCCTTCATCCTGAGCTTGGTTTCGAGAACGTAGCGCTGGGCCCTGTTGAGGGGGTTGGGAATGGTGCCGGCGGAGAAAACGACAGTGTCGCGCTTGCCTATGTCGTAGAGCTCCCCATTTGCCATCCTGGTTAAAACGGCACCGGGTTCACCCTGATGACCGGTAACTATGAGAAGGTAATTTTCCCTTGCCTGGGAGACTTCTTTAAGGACTTTTCTGACGGCGTTTGGGCTCCTCACGGCCTTGGCTCCCTTCATTTTGATGAGACCAAGCTGCTTGGCTATGCCCGTGTACTTAGCCAGGGAGCGGCCAACTAAGACAGCCTGCCTGCCCATCTTGTTGGCTATCCAGATGAGCTCCTGAAGGCGTGCTATATGGCTGGCGAAGGTTGTGGCTATCAGTCCGTCAGATTCCATGCCCTCATAGAGGAAGAAGTCCTCGAGGAGCATCTGAGCAACTGCCTCGCTCGGCGTTTTGGTGGGTTCAGCAACGCGCGTCGATTCGGGGATGAGAACCTTGACACCCTCCTTCCCGAGCTCTTTAAGCCTGTCGTAATCGGGCCTCTCGCCGAGAGGGCTGTTGTTGTCGAACTTGAAATCTCCTGTGTGGACAACGGCGCCTTCGGGCGTGTGAACTACAACAATGGCAGCTTGAGGGATGGAGTGGGTAATCTG harbors:
- the leuS gene encoding leucine--tRNA ligase → MEELNFKAIEEKWQKRWLEEKVFEPKREDKPKFYITVAFPYLSGHLHVGHARTYTIPDVIARFKRMQGYNVLFPMGWHITGAPIVGIAERIKNRDPKTIHIYRDVYKVPEEILWKFEDPKEIVKYFMKAARETFIRAGFSVDWSREFHTTNLFPPFSKFIEWQFWTLKDMGLVVKGAHRVRWDPVVGTPLGDHDIMEGEDVQILEYVIIKFILEENGEEIYMPAATLRPETVYGVTNMWLNPEAIYVKAKVRRGDREETWIISKEAAYKLSFQDREIEVIEEFKGERLIGKYVKNPVTGDEVIILPAEFVDPDNATGVVMSVPAHAPFDHVALEDLKKETEILLKYDIDPRVVEEISYISLIKLEGYGEFPAVEEVEKLGVKSQKDEEKLEEATKNIYKAEYHKGVFKIEPYAGKPVQEVKDLIAKELQEKGIAEIMYEFAEKPVISRFGNQAVIKIIHDQWFIDYGNPEWKEKAREALANMTIYPESRRTQFEAVIDWLDKKACARKVGLGTPLPWDPEWVIESLSDSTIYMAYYTISRHINKLREEGRLDPEKLDREFFDYLFREEFSEEREKELAEKTGIPAEIIHEMKEEFEYWYPLDWRCSAKDLIPNHLTFFIFNHVAIFRKEHWPRGIAVNGFGTLEGQKMSKSKGNVLNFIDAIEENGADVVRLYIMGLAEHDSDFDWRRKEVGKLRKQVERFYELVSEFASYEAKEDVELKDIDRWMLHRLNKAIEGATKALEEFRTRTAVQWAFYSVLNDLRWYLRRTEGRDDEAKRYVLRTLADVWVRLMAPFTPHISEELWEKLGGEGFVSLAKWPEPNPAWWNETIELEEEYVKNLIEDIKEIIRVAKIEDAKRAYIYTAPEWKWRVAEVVAEKRDFKAAMSELMKDPEMRKHGKEISKMIQRLIKDRTFEIKRIDEEKALREAKDFIEKELGIEIIINPEEDKGGKKKAAMPMKPAVFVE
- a CDS encoding class I SAM-dependent methyltransferase codes for the protein MPTDEETFKKDVLSRIPLRDEPPLPQNWLHLEMIERFRVLRFAPIKPGMNVLEIGCGAHALTTVPLAYLVGETGRVVAVDLSRWRFFGEVTSSTGMKHRIIPLKVDAKELPFPFKAFDLAVLVHGVRSLKNEETMVTVFSEMLRVANRVFIAESLPIANSERQRAHLELYNLREDIFEALFGEKDDLHYLPLERLKELVETAGGEIIESGTFEPGLPHYLAYIPREYVEQIKDGKKRAELLKRWDRAYEKWKAGAEHPPVGWILAEKDE
- a CDS encoding polyprenyl synthetase family protein — encoded protein: MAKYDELFARVKEMAKDVDGVLFKLIPEREPRKLYDAARHYPLAGGKRVRPFVVLRAAEAVGGDPSKALYPAAAVELIHNYSLVHDDIMDMDELRRGRPTVHKVWGINMAILAGDLLFSKAFEAVARAEVSPEKKARILEVLVQTSNELCEGQALDIEFETREEVTVDEYLQMISGKTGALFDGSATIGAIVGTDNEEYIQALSKWGRNVGIAFQIWDDVLDLIADEEKLGKPVGSDIRKGKKTLIVSHFFQNASEEDKAEFMKVFGKYAGDAKDDALIHEDVKEEVAKAIELLRKYGSIDYAAEYAKNLVREANDALKILPESEARRDLELLAEFLVEREF
- a CDS encoding RNase J family beta-CASP ribonuclease translates to MIKIYTLSGYEEVGKNMTAVEYNGEVVIIDMGIRLDRVLIHEDVNIQQFPTKELQKLGAIPDDSPIRNKKVVAIAFTHGHLDHIGAVGKLAPHYPDVPIYGTPYTIKLAKSEVKSEQYFEVKNPMYETEYGEIVQVSENLAIEFVQITHSIPQAAIVVVHTPEGAVVHTGDFKFDNNSPLGERPDYDRLKELGKEGVKVLIPESTRVAEPTKTPSEAVAQMLLEDFFLYEGMESDGLIATTFASHIARLQELIWIANKMGRQAVLVGRSLAKYTGIAKQLGLIKMKGAKAVRSPNAVRKVLKEVSQARENYLLIVTGHQGEPGAVLTRMANGELYDIGKRDTVVFSAGTIPNPLNRAQRYVLETKLRMKGVRMIKDLHVSGHASREDHRYLLRMLNPENIVPGHGDFRMLTHYAELAEEEGYLIGRDVFVSRNGYTVEIK